The genomic stretch TGCATTTTCAATCGCCTTGTTATTGTAGTCAGGTTCATCATCATCTAAACAATGCTTACTGATTAACTGCCAGAGTTTTTCCGCATTATCAAATTTACGCGCTAATATTTCCACATCAATATTGAGTTCATCTAACGCATTAATTGCAGACTTTATATCGAGTGATTTTTGCTCGTCCTCGTCAGACAAGTTAACTTTACTCAGTAAGGCGTTATAACTATCAATATGCGTATTAAGTAAATCGATGTTCAGGGTGTAAAATTGATAGGTATCTTGCCAATTTTTACCACTACAATAACTCGCCTGCGCAGTCGAGGTTAATAGTATAAAGAAGAGTATTAAAAAATTATATTTCATCATCAACCCCACTACTTTTATGCTTAATGGTCAGTAATAACGACGGCTAACACGATTAAAAGTGCAGACAAAGTGTACTCTTCACCCCATTTATTCTTTTCCCTGATATAATCCCCCATGTTATGAAATATTCAGTCATTCTTTAAAGGGTAAAAATGAAAAAAACGTTTGTACTAAATCACCCAAAAATTATTCCAGCTCGCCAAGTTGAAGCTATAAAAAGCGAAATCAGAAAATATATCAAAAGAGAGCGTAAAAAAACGCTTCCTAAAGGCGTAGATTACTGGGACTTTGATTGTAAGTATGGCGCAACAGAACAAGAAGCGCAGGTAATTCACCTATCAGAAATCAATAAATCTATTGATGGCGGAGACCTGAACAAAGACGCATCTTTCTATATCGAAATCTTGGTAAAAGATGGCATTCGCGTGATCAATGAAGAAGACGAAGATTTAGATTACGGCGAAGAATAATACCGACAGGGGGCACCATGCCCCCTGTCATTTTACGTAGCACCTAACAATAATTTCGCATCAAAATTCACGCCTATTTTTACCTGCCGAATGCAACACTACTGTTTACAGACTTTACCTGATAACATGGCGCCCTAATTCATGCAGTCACCTGCACATATATTGAAAATAAATAAATGAAGCTACATAAGATTGATGCAGTAGACTGGTTAAAGAGCCTTCCAAATGACAGTGTGGACCTCGTAATAACAGATCCCCCTTATGAGTCCTTAGAAAAACACCGTAAAATAGGCACCACGACTCGCTTAAAAAAAAGTGCGGGTTCGAGTAACCAATGGTTTGATATTTTTCCTAATAGTGATTTTCCTGCATTAATTGAACAAATTTATCGAGTACTGAAAAAAAACAGTCACTTCTATTTATTTTGCGATCAAGAAACCATGTTTGTGATTAAACCTATTGCCGAAGAGCTCGGATTTAAGTTTTGGAAACCGATCGTCTGGGATAAGTGTGCCATTGGCATGGGGTATCATTATCGTGCGCGTTATGAATTTATTTTATTTTTCGAAAAAGGCAAACGTAAATTAAATGATTTAGGTATGCCCGATGTACTACAAGAAAAACGTGTATGGCGTGGTTACCCGACCGAAAAACCAGTGCCTTTGATCGAAAAATTGATCACGCAAAGTTCAAATGTCGATGACCTTGTTATTGATCCCTTCTTCGGTTCCGGCGCAACCTTAATTGCAGCTGCCAACCTAGGTAGACAATCTGAAGGCGCTGATATTGCCCCTTCTGCCCATGAGTTTGTTAATAACCGCATTAAACCGGTAGAAAAGGTATAATAATGACCATTGAAATAACCAATCTACCCGTGACAGAAATCACCTGCTCAAACTGTGAAGCATGCTGCTGCCGCCTAGAGGTAATGCTACTGACAGATACAGGTGTACCTAAGCGTTATATCACTACGGATGATTGGGGTGGCCAAGTTATGGCACAAGGTCATGATGGTTGGTGTGCTGCGCTCGATAGGGATACATTGATGTGCACTATCTATGAGAACAGACCTTGGGTATGCCGCATATTTGAAATGGCGTCATATGAATGCGAAGAAGAACGTAAAGCACATATGTAAGTCATTATTTTCTACCTAACTAGCCAGATTAAATTGATATAGAACATATATCCGTATAAATGTGCCCCCCATATACAAAAATAGATAGAAATTACTAAAAACTGGTCAGACATCACTCCTATTTGTTCTATTCTTTTAACCTATTCACAACATGACCTCTTTTCCATTTTTACCGCTATCTATATTTTTAAATTAGGAGGATTATAATTAGACAAGCTGTCACGACTACGAATATCTTCTATTGTCACAGAAATACGTATTTTTCAGGGATGAGAAAATATCACGAATAAAATACGTTGGGGGTTAAAAAATGGAATTACTTAACGAATCAAACGCATTAGATCTTTACATGCAACAAGTCAACAAAACCAGTGTCCTACTCACGAAGGAACAAGAGTACGATACTGCCATTGCTGCGCATGAAGGTGATCAAAAAGCACGTCAACGTATGATCCAATCCAACTTGCGCTTAGTTATCAATATCGCTAAACGCTATCAACATACTTCATTGTCACTTGTTGATATAATCCAAGAAGGTAATACAGGCTTAATTCACGCCGTTGAAAAATTCGATGCCACTAAAGGGTTCCGATTCTCAACTTACGCGGTATGGTGGATTAAAAACAATATCGAACGTTTTATCATGAATCAATCACGCACTATTCGCGTACCGATTCACATCGGAAAAACCTACAAACGCATTCTCAAAAATGCCCGTGAGGAAGTACTCGATTTAAAATGTAATAATGACTTACAAACAATTGCGACTAACTTAGAACTGCAATTCGAGGACGTGGTCAATGTACTTTCTTACTACTTCACGGAAGCAAGTTTGGACAAAACAATCGCCACCAAAAATGAATCAAATACTGCATTAGTCGACCTTATTGAAGATAGCTCTATTTGCAAACCTAATGATGAAATAGAAAATACTGATACCTCTAGTTATCTAATCGAAGTATTAAGTCACCTTTGCGATCGTGACAGAGAGATTGTCGAACTTAGATTTGGTTTAGGAAGAGAAGAACCCCAGACGCTTAACGCGATTGGTGAACGCCTATTTATGTCTCGAGAACGCGTACGCCAAATTATTACCGCGAGTTTACAAAAAATTAAACCTGAATTACTCGTTAACAGTGTTAGCCAACAAGACTATTTAAACTAAGCTTTTTAAAAAATAATGAGGCGTAAAATACGCGCCAACGATTAATGACATTCGCCTTGTACGGGTTCATGTCATTAATCCATTCACCTATCATCCATTCACAACATCTATCCATTTACAAAACCAATCCATTAACAAAAACTATCAATTCACAATAAACAATCGAATTAACCTTTGCTTAATTGTAAGGTAAATTACCTTCTTGCTACCGCAGGAGGAAAGATGAGCCAACCACACAATAATACTTTAACCAATATCGCAAGCTGCGACGCCACTACCCCCATAAAAGATGCAGCACTAGTTGTCGAAGGTGGCGGACAACGCGGTATTTTTACTGCGGGTATCTTAGACAGTTGGTTAGCCAATAACTTTAACCCCTTTTCCTTACTGATCGGTACATCCGCTGGCGCCCAGAATTTATCCAGTTACATGACTAAACAATCAGGACATGCTAAACGTTCCATCATGCAACTTTCCAAGCACCCTGCATTTTTTGATATGAAACGCCCGCTATCAGGACGTAATACTGTCGATCTTGATTGGTATTTTGATAAAGTGAATGATCCTGAATACCAGCTCAATATGAACTGCGCACAAGCACAACTGAAAAACCGCCAATTGCTCTTTTCAGCGACCACGATTAATGGATTTTGCCCCGTATTCCTTGAACCGACAACAGAGAATTGGCTTACCATGTTGAAAGCATCCAGTGCATTACCCTATTTGTATAAGAAAGGTGTGGCGATTGGCGATGGCCATTACGTTGACGGCGGCGTGGCATTACCAATTC from Moritella marina ATCC 15381 encodes the following:
- a CDS encoding DUF6172 family protein, with amino-acid sequence MKKTFVLNHPKIIPARQVEAIKSEIRKYIKRERKKTLPKGVDYWDFDCKYGATEQEAQVIHLSEINKSIDGGDLNKDASFYIEILVKDGIRVINEEDEDLDYGEE
- a CDS encoding DNA-methyltransferase; this translates as MKLHKIDAVDWLKSLPNDSVDLVITDPPYESLEKHRKIGTTTRLKKSAGSSNQWFDIFPNSDFPALIEQIYRVLKKNSHFYLFCDQETMFVIKPIAEELGFKFWKPIVWDKCAIGMGYHYRARYEFILFFEKGKRKLNDLGMPDVLQEKRVWRGYPTEKPVPLIEKLITQSSNVDDLVIDPFFGSGATLIAAANLGRQSEGADIAPSAHEFVNNRIKPVEKV
- a CDS encoding YkgJ family cysteine cluster protein — protein: MTIEITNLPVTEITCSNCEACCCRLEVMLLTDTGVPKRYITTDDWGGQVMAQGHDGWCAALDRDTLMCTIYENRPWVCRIFEMASYECEEERKAHM
- a CDS encoding sigma-70 family RNA polymerase sigma factor, whose product is MELLNESNALDLYMQQVNKTSVLLTKEQEYDTAIAAHEGDQKARQRMIQSNLRLVINIAKRYQHTSLSLVDIIQEGNTGLIHAVEKFDATKGFRFSTYAVWWIKNNIERFIMNQSRTIRVPIHIGKTYKRILKNAREEVLDLKCNNDLQTIATNLELQFEDVVNVLSYYFTEASLDKTIATKNESNTALVDLIEDSSICKPNDEIENTDTSSYLIEVLSHLCDRDREIVELRFGLGREEPQTLNAIGERLFMSRERVRQIITASLQKIKPELLVNSVSQQDYLN
- a CDS encoding patatin-like phospholipase family protein, translating into MSQPHNNTLTNIASCDATTPIKDAALVVEGGGQRGIFTAGILDSWLANNFNPFSLLIGTSAGAQNLSSYMTKQSGHAKRSIMQLSKHPAFFDMKRPLSGRNTVDLDWYFDKVNDPEYQLNMNCAQAQLKNRQLLFSATTINGFCPVFLEPTTENWLTMLKASSALPYLYKKGVAIGDGHYVDGGVALPIPIQEAYHRGAKKIIVLRTVPAHQNTRTPWAHKLKSWVCSSQRCPKVLDIITGHENAYSDAVDFIHTPPTDTQIIEIAPPQPLASRILGSSDEALAADYKMGYEMGAKFLASHHAELFR